The DNA window CTCGGGCGCTTGGCCGCGGGCCGCCGTACGGCGCTGGCGGCCCTGGCCGACGGGCCCGACGTCTACGGCGTCACGACCGGCATGGGGGCGCTGAGCGACACCCGGCTCGACGCCGCCGAGCAGGCCGACCACTCGCGGCGGCTGATGCTGGCCCGGGCGGTCGGCGGTCCGCCGTACCTGTCGCGCACCGAGACCCGCGCGCTGCTCGCCGTGCGCCTGCGGATGTTCCTGGCCGGCGACGCGGCCGTGTCGGCCGGGCTGTGCTCGTGGCTGGTCACGCTCCTCGACCACGACGCGCTGCCGGACGTGCCGCGCACCGGCTCCGGGGCGGCGGGCGAGATCCTGCCGCTCGCCCATGCCTGGGGACACCTCGCCGGCGTGGGTCGGCCGCTCGACACCGGTGGCGCGGAGCCGCCGCGGCTCGGCCCCAAGGAGGGCATCGCGCTGCTCGCCGGCGTCCCGACGGCCACGGCGCTCGCGGCCCTGCGCGGCACCGACCTGGACCGGTTGGTCGCCCAGACCACGGTGGTCGCGGCCGCCGGGATCGTGCTGCTGGGCGCGAGCCGCGACCCCTACCTGCCGGCGGTCGCCCGCGGTGACGCCGAGCTCGCCGCGGTCCTCGCCGGTCTGGGGGAGTACGTCGGCCCGCTCGCCGAGCCGCGGCACCTGCAGGCCCCGGTCTCGGTCCGGGTCGCCGGGCCGGTGCTGGCCCACCTGCGGCGCGAGGAGGCCCGCCTGGGCGACGTGGTCGACCGGGCGCTCGCCGCCGTCGCCGACTCCCCGGCGTACCTCTCGACGGAGGACGGCGAGCGCTTCGTGGGGACGCCGAGCTTCCACGGGCTCGACCACGCCGCGGGCTTCGACGCCGCGCGTGCGGCGGTGGTGCACGCGGCCGCGGTCGGCGCCGCCCGCCTGCACCGGCTCCTGGACCCGGCGGTGACCGGGCTCCCGGCCCAGCTCAGCGCCGACCCCGGGCCCCAGGCCGGGCTCACCCCCGTGCACAAGCGTGCGGTCGCCGTCGTCCACGAGGTCGCCGGCTGGCCCGCGACCCACGTGTCGCCGATGGAGACCTCGAACGGCCAGGAGGACGTGCAGACCTTCGCGCTCGAGGCCGCGGAACGACTGCGGCTCGCCCTCGAGGCCGCCGAGACGGTGCTGGCCTGCGAGCTGCTCGCGCTGCACCAGGCGCGGCTGCTGGCGCCGGAGCGGATGGGGGCGGCCCGGGGCGACCTGTCCCTGCTGCTCGACCAGGTGTCCGAGGTGCTGCCCGCCGGGATCGAGGACCGGCCCTGGGGCGAGGACGTCGAGCGGCTCCGCGAGCTGCTCAGGAGCGGCTGGGCGCAGCGCCCGTCGAGCCCCTGACGACCAGGCTCGGCGAGATCGTGATGGTGCGCAGCGGCTGGTCGTCGTCGATGGCGGCCAGCAGCTGACCGACGGCCGCGTCGACGACCGCACCGCGTCCCCAGTCCACCGTGGTCAGCCCCGGACCGGCGAGGTCGGCGAACTCGACGTCCTCGAAGCCCACCACGGACAGGTCCCCGGGCACGTCGAGCCCGAGCTCCCGGGCGGCGCGCAGCACGCCGAACGCGAACGAGTCGGTCAGGCAGAACGCCGCCGTCGGCCGGTCCGGTCCGGTCAGCGCGGCCGCCAGGTGGTTGGTCATGGTCGCGGGGTCGGCGGTCGCGGGCGGGGTGCGGACCAGGTCGACGACCATGCCGCAGCGCTTGGCCTCGCGGGCCACCAGTCGCTCCGCCGGGCGGTCGGGCGTGCTGGGCCGCTCGGGCAGCACGGCGGCGATGCGGCGGTGGCCGAGCCCGGCGAGGTGGTCGAAGACGAGCGCGAAGCCGGCGGCGTTGTCGAAGACGACGGCGCCGGCCGAGGGCGCCTCGGCGAGGCGGTCGCCGATCGCGACCACGGGGAGCTGGCGGGCCAGGTCCTCCCACTGCGGGGCGAACGGGTCGAGCGGCGCGACCATCAGCCCGTCGGGGCGCTGGTCGCGGAGCCGGGCCAGCAGCGCCTCCTCGCGCTCCGGGTGGCCGTCGGCATCGGCCACCAGGGAGTGCCGACCCTGCGCGAGCAGCGCCCGGGCGAGGTCGGCGGTGAGGGACTGCTGCCAGAGGTCGCGGGTGGAGCCGCACAGCACGGCGACGGTGCGTGAACGTCCGCTCGCGAGCGCGGAGGCGATCGGGTTGATCTGGTAGCCGAGGGCCGTCGCGGCCTCCTGCACTCGCCGGACCGTGTCGTCCGAGCCGCGCTCGCCCCGGAGCGCGTACGAGACGGTCGCCGGCGCGAGGCCGACGGCGTCCGCGACGTCCTGGAGCGTGGGGCGCTTAGGCACGGGTCGAGCATATGGCGCGCCGCCGACACTCCTCGGCGTGTGGGCTTGCGCTTCGTTAAGTGCAGTGGTTTAGTAGGTAATATGAAGCGCTTCACTTCCCCGGAGAGCGCCGGCGGCGGGACCCAGCTGGCGGTCGGACCCGTCGC is part of the Nocardioides conyzicola genome and encodes:
- a CDS encoding aromatic amino acid lyase translates to MTVVVDGPEDLDRRAVLAVAHGAPVRLTDALLGRLAAGRRTALAALADGPDVYGVTTGMGALSDTRLDAAEQADHSRRLMLARAVGGPPYLSRTETRALLAVRLRMFLAGDAAVSAGLCSWLVTLLDHDALPDVPRTGSGAAGEILPLAHAWGHLAGVGRPLDTGGAEPPRLGPKEGIALLAGVPTATALAALRGTDLDRLVAQTTVVAAAGIVLLGASRDPYLPAVARGDAELAAVLAGLGEYVGPLAEPRHLQAPVSVRVAGPVLAHLRREEARLGDVVDRALAAVADSPAYLSTEDGERFVGTPSFHGLDHAAGFDAARAAVVHAAAVGAARLHRLLDPAVTGLPAQLSADPGPQAGLTPVHKRAVAVVHEVAGWPATHVSPMETSNGQEDVQTFALEAAERLRLALEAAETVLACELLALHQARLLAPERMGAARGDLSLLLDQVSEVLPAGIEDRPWGEDVERLRELLRSGWAQRPSSP
- a CDS encoding LacI family DNA-binding transcriptional regulator codes for the protein MPKRPTLQDVADAVGLAPATVSYALRGERGSDDTVRRVQEAATALGYQINPIASALASGRSRTVAVLCGSTRDLWQQSLTADLARALLAQGRHSLVADADGHPEREEALLARLRDQRPDGLMVAPLDPFAPQWEDLARQLPVVAIGDRLAEAPSAGAVVFDNAAGFALVFDHLAGLGHRRIAAVLPERPSTPDRPAERLVAREAKRCGMVVDLVRTPPATADPATMTNHLAAALTGPDRPTAAFCLTDSFAFGVLRAARELGLDVPGDLSVVGFEDVEFADLAGPGLTTVDWGRGAVVDAAVGQLLAAIDDDQPLRTITISPSLVVRGSTGAAPSRS